A stretch of Chitinophaga caeni DNA encodes these proteins:
- a CDS encoding GDSL-type esterase/lipase family protein, with the protein MRRMLAWCLCLLSVGILASSFNQKKIKVACVGDSITEGWGLGDSTYPKHLQRILGDGYEVKNYGKGGRTLLNHGDYPYMNEPMFKEVKEWQPDIVVIKLGTNDSKPQNWKFKDEFAADYKSMIDQFKALPSKPKIYICYPMPVFKDNFGIRESVVKGEQLPMIKKIAKQNHVKLIDLYKPMLPYGNLVPDGVHPNKEGAYYLAAAVGKAIK; encoded by the coding sequence ATGAGAAGAATGCTTGCATGGTGCCTGTGCCTGCTTAGCGTAGGTATTTTAGCATCGAGCTTTAATCAGAAAAAAATAAAAGTAGCTTGCGTGGGCGATAGTATCACGGAAGGTTGGGGTTTAGGGGACAGTACTTACCCCAAACATTTGCAAAGGATTTTAGGGGATGGTTACGAAGTGAAGAATTATGGAAAAGGCGGACGAACGTTATTGAACCACGGTGATTATCCTTATATGAATGAACCGATGTTCAAAGAAGTGAAAGAATGGCAGCCGGATATCGTGGTGATCAAGCTCGGTACAAACGATAGCAAACCGCAAAACTGGAAATTTAAGGATGAGTTCGCTGCCGATTATAAAAGCATGATTGATCAATTCAAAGCATTACCGAGCAAACCGAAAATTTATATCTGCTACCCGATGCCGGTGTTTAAAGATAATTTCGGCATCCGCGAATCTGTAGTGAAAGGGGAACAATTACCGATGATAAAAAAGATCGCCAAACAAAATCATGTTAAGCTGATTGATTTATACAAACCTATGTTGCCTTATGGCAATTTAGTCCCGGATGGCGTGCATCCTAATAAAGAAGGCGCTTATTACTTGGCAGCAGCAGTAGGAAAAGCGATTAAATAA
- a CDS encoding YbaB/EbfC family nucleoid-associated protein, whose protein sequence is MFGDLMGKLQGMQQKMQETKGRLANITVTGEAADGLVKVVANGNREIKSLEIDESLCSADRKEELEDLMITALNRALKNAENVWETEMKGAAGGLFGGMGLPGL, encoded by the coding sequence ATGTTTGGTGATTTAATGGGAAAGCTGCAAGGTATGCAGCAAAAAATGCAAGAAACGAAAGGCCGCTTGGCAAATATTACAGTTACCGGGGAAGCGGCTGATGGTTTGGTGAAAGTAGTCGCAAACGGTAACCGTGAAATTAAGAGTTTAGAGATTGATGAATCTTTATGCTCGGCTGATCGTAAAGAGGAGCTGGAGGATTTGATGATCACTGCCTTGAACAGGGCGCTTAAGAATGCTGAAAATGTTTGGGAGACCGAGATGAAAGGTGCTGCTGGTGGACTTTTTGGCGGAATGGGGCTGCCGGGGTTGTAA
- a CDS encoding formimidoylglutamase → MLDQSQLQDYLAPISKWLLNHDNLYTDLQIGNMIDAYEEEHWPDLDNADIVLIGVNEERGAGRKTPEMHAPDLVREAFYKLYHWHQDVKLADLGNLLPGNALTDAYAALSSIVGALIDAGKTVLVLGGSHDLTYAQYKAYANKQYIIELTVADALIDLHEDTPARAEKFLMDLFTEQPNYIRHYNHIGFQSYFVQPKMLETLDKLRFDCYRLGKLRENLDEIEPVLRNSDMLSFDVCAIRHADAPANVLSPNGFTGEEACAISRYAGMSGQMSSFGIYGYKPTQDQYGLTAMQMAQMLWYFVDGRAIKNKEAMLHDKDAFLEFHIAFSDIHTKFLKSKKTGRWWMQLPDKSYIPCAYNDYLLASNNEIPERWLRSQERAI, encoded by the coding sequence ATGTTAGATCAATCGCAACTGCAAGACTATCTAGCACCTATTTCCAAGTGGTTGCTGAACCATGATAATTTGTATACTGATTTGCAAATCGGTAACATGATCGATGCTTATGAAGAAGAACATTGGCCCGATCTTGATAATGCTGATATTGTTTTAATCGGTGTAAACGAAGAACGGGGGGCCGGAAGAAAAACGCCTGAAATGCATGCGCCCGATTTGGTGAGGGAGGCGTTCTACAAGTTATATCATTGGCATCAAGATGTAAAGCTGGCTGATCTCGGGAACCTATTACCGGGAAATGCATTAACGGATGCATACGCTGCGTTGTCGTCGATTGTAGGGGCCTTGATAGATGCCGGGAAAACGGTATTGGTATTAGGTGGTAGCCATGATCTTACCTATGCCCAGTACAAAGCTTATGCAAATAAACAATACATTATTGAACTAACTGTTGCCGATGCATTAATAGATCTCCACGAAGATACGCCTGCACGCGCTGAAAAATTCTTGATGGATTTGTTTACAGAACAACCCAATTACATCAGGCATTATAATCATATCGGTTTCCAAAGTTACTTCGTTCAGCCCAAGATGTTGGAAACATTAGATAAACTTCGGTTTGATTGTTACCGCCTTGGCAAACTGAGAGAAAATCTTGATGAGATAGAACCTGTACTCCGAAACTCCGATATGCTAAGCTTCGATGTTTGCGCTATTCGGCATGCAGATGCACCTGCGAACGTACTTTCTCCTAATGGTTTTACCGGTGAAGAGGCTTGTGCAATAAGCAGGTATGCAGGCATGAGCGGGCAGATGAGCAGTTTTGGAATTTACGGGTATAAGCCCACCCAAGATCAGTATGGGCTAACAGCCATGCAAATGGCTCAAATGTTATGGTATTTTGTTGATGGCAGGGCTATCAAAAATAAAGAAGCCATGTTGCATGATAAAGATGCCTTCTTGGAATTCCATATAGCCTTCTCCGATATTCATACCAAGTTCCTGAAAAGCAAGAAAACAGGCAGATGGTGGATGCAGCTTCCGGATAAATCATATATCCCTTGTGCCTATAATGATTATTTATTAGCCAGTAATAACGAGATACCCGAAAGATGGTTGAGATCCCAAGAAAGGGCCATTTAG
- a CDS encoding Dabb family protein, with protein sequence MAKKFVHVVNFYLKPGLSAAEVKDFESGVSSLGTIAEIKEFNVGKPASTDRPVIDKSYSYCLLTVFNNQADHDTYQVHPTHLAFVEKCKNYWDKVVIFDSESI encoded by the coding sequence ATGGCAAAGAAATTCGTACACGTAGTCAATTTTTATTTAAAACCGGGGCTTTCTGCCGCCGAAGTTAAAGATTTTGAGTCAGGTGTAAGTTCATTGGGAACAATCGCAGAGATAAAAGAATTTAACGTGGGCAAACCCGCTAGTACCGACAGGCCCGTAATTGATAAAAGTTATAGTTATTGCCTATTGACGGTATTCAACAATCAAGCGGATCATGATACTTACCAAGTACACCCAACCCACTTAGCGTTTGTTGAAAAGTGTAAAAATTATTGGGATAAAGTTGTCATTTTCGACTCCGAATCCATCTAA
- a CDS encoding Gfo/Idh/MocA family protein yields MENEKSTKFHLDRRNFMKKGSLIAGGLMAMPIISSANYFSGSDNVIKIALIGCGGRGTGAAGQALSTAQNVQLVAMADAFSDRLESSLANLKEALADKPGRINVGNNKFIGFDAYKQAIAMADVVILTTPPGFRPIHFEEAVRQGKHIFMEKPVATDPAGIKKVLDAAAIAKSKKLNVVVGLQRRYQNSYRELYKRFQDGIIGDMLAAQVWWNQGALWMKRRQANQTEMEYQMRNWYYFTWICGDHIVEQHIHNIDVGNWFMGETPDTALGMGGRAVRTGKEYGEIFDHHAVEYRYKNGVVMNSQCRHWKDAPSRVDEEIVGTKGRILCDRATIVDHKGKVLYQFDKSKENNPYQTEHDELFAAIAKNEYKFADAERGAEATLSAIIGRLSTYSGQVIHWDQALNSGLSIQPQRYAFDAPPPVLPLEDGSYAHAKPGITKYFS; encoded by the coding sequence ATGGAAAACGAAAAATCAACAAAATTCCACTTAGATCGCAGGAACTTCATGAAAAAGGGTTCCCTCATTGCAGGTGGCCTCATGGCTATGCCGATCATCTCTTCTGCAAATTATTTTTCCGGTTCTGACAATGTCATAAAGATAGCCTTAATTGGCTGCGGCGGTAGGGGTACCGGCGCTGCGGGTCAAGCTTTGAGTACTGCTCAAAATGTGCAATTAGTAGCAATGGCTGATGCTTTCAGCGATCGCCTCGAAAGTAGCTTGGCGAACCTGAAAGAAGCGTTGGCCGATAAACCCGGGCGCATCAATGTCGGTAATAATAAATTCATCGGGTTCGATGCTTACAAGCAAGCCATCGCAATGGCCGATGTAGTAATCCTTACAACCCCTCCGGGATTTCGCCCTATCCACTTCGAAGAAGCGGTTCGCCAGGGTAAACATATTTTCATGGAGAAGCCCGTAGCCACGGATCCCGCGGGCATCAAGAAAGTGTTGGATGCCGCGGCAATCGCCAAATCCAAAAAGCTGAATGTTGTTGTAGGACTGCAAAGAAGATATCAAAACTCTTACAGGGAATTATATAAACGCTTCCAGGACGGCATTATCGGTGATATGCTGGCAGCTCAAGTTTGGTGGAACCAAGGCGCTTTATGGATGAAACGCCGTCAAGCCAATCAAACCGAGATGGAATACCAAATGCGCAACTGGTATTATTTTACCTGGATCTGCGGGGATCATATCGTGGAACAACATATTCACAATATCGATGTCGGCAACTGGTTCATGGGCGAAACACCCGATACCGCGCTGGGCATGGGCGGAAGAGCCGTACGTACCGGTAAAGAATACGGCGAGATTTTCGATCATCACGCGGTTGAATACCGCTACAAAAACGGCGTGGTAATGAATAGCCAATGCCGCCACTGGAAAGATGCACCGAGCCGTGTAGATGAAGAAATCGTGGGCACAAAAGGCCGCATCCTTTGCGACCGTGCCACCATCGTGGATCATAAAGGAAAAGTGTTGTATCAATTTGATAAATCAAAAGAAAACAACCCTTATCAAACAGAACATGATGAGCTATTTGCAGCTATTGCCAAGAATGAATACAAGTTTGCCGATGCCGAAAGAGGCGCAGAAGCAACTTTGTCGGCCATCATTGGCAGGCTCTCCACTTATTCCGGCCAGGTGATCCATTGGGATCAAGCATTGAATTCCGGTTTGAGCATTCAACCGCAACGCTATGCCTTTGATGCGCCGCCACCGGTTTTACCTTTAGAAGACGGTAGTTATGCGCATGCCAAACCAGGCATTACCAAGTATTTTAGTTAA
- a CDS encoding alpha/beta hydrolase: MKQFFIASLFLFTSSMISMAQERIELHPGAKMKIGGAQAIQDAPYFEYFRSQSKDRKTAAVLICPGGAYTNLAVNHEGKDVALFFNEHGYDAFVLHYRLNDGQQSGSTYPAQWDDATTALRYIKQHAASWQIDPSKVGILGFSAGGHLASSVATIIDNGDGSADKPSTRPAFAVLVYPVISLNTNFKHAYSAEMLLGKDYSKQMADSLSTNLRISDQTPPTFLVHSTDDKTVPVENSWFFYQGLKQHGISASLHIFDHGGHGYGMAPKDKVLNAWPKLCIDWLEEQGL, encoded by the coding sequence ATGAAACAATTTTTTATAGCCAGTCTTTTTCTATTTACAAGCAGTATGATTTCCATGGCTCAAGAAAGAATCGAATTACATCCCGGCGCCAAGATGAAGATCGGCGGCGCCCAAGCTATTCAAGACGCGCCTTACTTCGAATATTTCCGAAGTCAATCTAAAGATCGGAAAACGGCAGCAGTATTGATTTGTCCCGGAGGCGCCTATACTAACCTAGCGGTGAATCATGAAGGAAAGGATGTAGCGTTATTCTTCAATGAGCATGGTTATGATGCCTTTGTTTTACATTACCGCCTCAATGATGGCCAACAAAGCGGCTCCACTTATCCCGCGCAATGGGACGATGCCACCACCGCCCTGCGTTATATAAAACAACACGCGGCCTCCTGGCAGATCGATCCCAGCAAAGTAGGAATCCTCGGATTTTCCGCCGGGGGACACCTAGCCTCTTCTGTTGCAACGATCATAGACAATGGAGATGGAAGTGCTGATAAACCTAGTACTCGTCCGGCTTTCGCGGTATTGGTGTACCCCGTAATCAGTTTAAATACAAATTTCAAGCATGCATATAGCGCTGAAATGTTACTAGGTAAAGATTATAGCAAACAGATGGCCGATTCATTATCTACGAACCTCAGAATTAGCGATCAAACACCACCGACCTTCCTGGTGCATTCTACCGACGATAAAACTGTGCCGGTTGAAAATAGCTGGTTCTTTTACCAGGGTTTGAAGCAGCACGGTATTTCCGCCAGTTTACATATTTTCGATCATGGCGGTCATGGTTACGGAATGGCGCCGAAAGACAAAGTGCTGAATGCCTGGCCTAAATTGTGTATAGATTGGTTGGAGGAACAAGGGCTTTAA
- a CDS encoding DUF2891 domain-containing protein, with product MAQLSTPLYTQTKGKIELSVAGAEHLASLPLRCMQQEYPYKTGIVFPDSDYTVAPINYHPAFYGCFDWHSSVHGHWTLVRLLKEFKNLPSEAVIKKKLTQNLSAANILQEIKVFKNKENRGFERIYGWSWLLQLYAELYTWQDPLGQQLAANVEPLAKYIAQSYISFLSNLAYAIRVGEHTNLAFGLSLAWDYASTVKDEALQAAIKSAATRFYANDKNAPVQWEPGGYDFLSPSLEEADLMWRILPAAEYQKWLHEFLPGLYQHPDELFKITIVNDRTDGKLVHLEGLNLSRAWCLFNISKHAGANEAAIKKLALEHLDAALPNVVSGHYSGDHWLGTFAVYAIMRGL from the coding sequence ATGGCACAGCTTTCAACGCCGCTTTACACGCAAACTAAGGGTAAAATAGAACTCTCCGTTGCAGGCGCCGAACATTTGGCAAGCTTACCGCTTCGCTGTATGCAACAGGAATACCCTTATAAAACAGGCATCGTATTTCCCGATTCCGATTACACTGTTGCGCCGATAAATTACCACCCCGCCTTTTACGGCTGCTTCGATTGGCACAGCAGCGTTCACGGTCACTGGACATTGGTGCGTTTGCTGAAAGAGTTTAAAAACTTACCAAGTGAGGCTGTGATTAAAAAAAAGTTGACACAAAATTTATCTGCCGCAAATATTCTCCAGGAAATAAAAGTCTTTAAAAACAAGGAGAATCGTGGCTTCGAAAGAATTTACGGGTGGAGCTGGTTGTTACAACTGTACGCTGAATTATATACCTGGCAAGATCCGTTGGGACAGCAACTGGCTGCGAATGTTGAACCATTGGCGAAATACATAGCGCAATCTTATATTTCATTCCTTTCCAATTTAGCCTATGCCATCCGTGTTGGTGAACATACCAACCTCGCTTTCGGTTTGAGCTTAGCCTGGGACTATGCAAGCACCGTAAAGGATGAAGCTTTACAAGCAGCTATAAAAAGTGCGGCAACCCGCTTTTATGCTAATGATAAAAATGCCCCGGTACAATGGGAGCCGGGTGGCTATGACTTCCTCTCCCCTTCTTTGGAAGAAGCGGACTTGATGTGGCGTATCTTACCTGCTGCGGAATATCAAAAATGGTTGCACGAATTTTTGCCGGGATTGTACCAACACCCCGATGAATTATTCAAGATCACCATTGTTAATGACAGAACAGATGGTAAGCTCGTCCACCTGGAAGGATTGAATTTAAGCCGCGCATGGTGCTTGTTCAATATTTCCAAACATGCGGGTGCCAATGAAGCTGCTATTAAGAAGTTAGCGCTCGAACATCTTGATGCAGCTTTGCCTAATGTTGTAAGTGGCCATTATAGCGGTGATCATTGGCTGGGTACATTTGCCGTGTATGCCATTATGCGGGGCCTTTAA
- a CDS encoding hydroxypyruvate isomerase family protein: MERRKFLQQGTLAGISSLAFGSAVAHAKPGDVTMPESAGKTFNLNYAPHDGMFAQSAGKDFLDQIRFMHDQGFRAIEDNGMLGRDVAMQEKIGNLLQKLGMTMGVFVVDGGDNWKVSLTTGKKEFLDNFLATCKKSVEVAKRVNAKWMTVVPGYFERRLPIGIQTGNVIDALRRGAEILEKENLVMVLEPLSDNPDLFLRTSTQSYEVCRAVNSSACKILYDIYHMQRNEGDLIKHIDMSWEEIAYIQIGDNPGRKEPTTGEINYKNIFKHLYNKGFKGVCGMEHGISKPGKEGEARLVQAYREVDNFLEN, translated from the coding sequence ATGGAAAGACGCAAATTTTTGCAACAGGGCACCTTGGCCGGGATATCCAGTTTGGCATTCGGGTCGGCTGTAGCCCATGCAAAGCCCGGCGATGTTACTATGCCTGAAAGTGCCGGAAAGACTTTTAATCTCAATTATGCTCCCCATGATGGCATGTTTGCGCAATCTGCCGGGAAGGATTTTCTCGACCAGATACGATTCATGCATGATCAAGGTTTCAGGGCTATCGAAGATAACGGCATGCTAGGCAGAGATGTGGCAATGCAGGAAAAAATCGGGAACCTGCTACAAAAGTTAGGCATGACAATGGGAGTATTCGTTGTTGATGGCGGCGATAACTGGAAAGTTTCCCTCACCACTGGGAAAAAAGAGTTTTTGGACAATTTCCTGGCCACTTGCAAAAAATCGGTTGAAGTGGCTAAGAGGGTGAATGCTAAATGGATGACCGTGGTACCGGGTTACTTTGAAAGAAGGTTGCCGATCGGTATTCAAACCGGGAACGTGATTGATGCGCTCAGAAGGGGAGCGGAAATCCTCGAAAAAGAAAACCTGGTGATGGTTTTAGAACCATTAAGTGATAATCCTGACCTGTTCTTGAGAACATCTACACAGTCTTACGAAGTTTGCCGGGCGGTCAACAGCAGCGCATGCAAAATTTTATATGATATCTACCATATGCAGCGCAATGAGGGAGACCTGATCAAACATATAGATATGAGCTGGGAGGAAATCGCCTATATCCAGATCGGGGATAACCCGGGCAGGAAAGAGCCGACAACCGGGGAAATCAATTATAAAAACATTTTCAAACATCTTTATAACAAGGGGTTCAAAGGTGTTTGTGGCATGGAGCACGGTATTTCCAAACCCGGTAAAGAAGGGGAAGCACGCCTGGTTCAAGCCTACCGCGAAGTAGATAATTTTCTTGAAAACTAA
- a CDS encoding transposase has translation MNRQRTSLRLPGYEYSKNGLYFVTFVTYNREKFFGNIRNGFMCLNEYGPMAYNRVYWLEEQYPYVKIHAFVIMPDHVHILLEIKATGRETMKVKTLMSLVGAYKSTTAARIREAGLRNFRWQASFHEWILRKSWNPANFNRYILRNPANYLKRKKQNSRIG, from the coding sequence ATGAATAGGCAGAGAACGAGTCTTCGGTTGCCGGGGTATGAGTATTCCAAAAATGGACTGTATTTTGTCACATTTGTCACTTATAATAGAGAGAAATTTTTCGGGAACATCAGGAATGGCTTTATGTGTTTAAATGAATATGGACCCATGGCTTACAATAGGGTGTATTGGTTGGAAGAACAATATCCCTATGTAAAAATCCATGCTTTTGTAATTATGCCGGATCATGTTCATATCTTGTTAGAGATCAAAGCTACCGGAAGGGAAACCATGAAGGTGAAAACATTGATGAGTCTTGTCGGGGCATATAAATCAACCACAGCCGCCCGAATCAGGGAAGCCGGTTTGCGAAATTTCAGGTGGCAGGCATCTTTCCATGAATGGATTCTTAGAAAGAGTTGGAATCCAGCGAACTTTAACCGTTATATTCTTCGCAACCCGGCCAATTATTTAAAAAGAAAGAAACAAAATAGTAGAATAGGTTAA
- a CDS encoding NAD(P)/FAD-dependent oxidoreductase encodes MKQQFNIPVCIIGAGPAGAAAALQLDRQGIQSIVVDKAVFPRDKVCGDGLSGKVITCLEKIDPAIARRLREFAPKEDSWGVTFVAPGRTSMEVPYKPAYDKKVDLPMGFVCKRIDFDNFLVDELKRSQNISLIEGIAIEQYQKTSEGYTVSDAKGDLTIHAKLLIIANGAHSSFTKQVANIQMEPKHYAAGIRAYYKGVTGMQADNFIELHFLKSLLPGYLWIFPLPNGEANVGLDMLSDHVRKEKVNLKKLLQDTIAQDPVFQERFKNAELVSNIEGYGLPLGSKQRVISGENYMLTGDAAYLIDPFTGEGIGNAIYTGRFAADKAKEALAANDFSAAFLSAYDARVYKALGPELKLSHRLQQLVKYPRLFNFLMNLGTKNKQLKSLISCMFYEIDLRKQLTKPSFYFKLLFNKS; translated from the coding sequence ATGAAGCAACAGTTCAATATACCGGTTTGCATCATCGGCGCAGGGCCCGCGGGAGCTGCCGCCGCATTGCAACTTGACAGGCAAGGAATACAAAGTATCGTTGTGGATAAAGCAGTTTTTCCCCGGGACAAAGTATGCGGAGATGGATTAAGCGGCAAAGTTATTACTTGCCTTGAGAAGATCGACCCGGCCATTGCACGGAGACTCCGGGAATTTGCCCCGAAAGAAGATAGTTGGGGAGTAACTTTCGTTGCGCCCGGTAGAACCAGCATGGAAGTTCCGTACAAACCTGCCTATGACAAGAAAGTAGATTTACCGATGGGATTTGTTTGTAAGCGTATTGATTTCGACAATTTTTTAGTAGACGAGTTGAAACGCAGTCAAAACATTTCATTAATAGAAGGCATTGCCATAGAGCAATATCAAAAAACATCGGAAGGATATACTGTTTCCGATGCAAAGGGAGACTTAACAATCCATGCCAAGTTGTTGATCATTGCTAATGGTGCGCATAGCAGTTTTACGAAGCAAGTTGCAAACATCCAGATGGAACCCAAGCATTATGCTGCCGGGATAAGGGCCTATTACAAAGGCGTTACCGGTATGCAAGCAGACAATTTCATCGAGTTACATTTCCTGAAATCCCTATTGCCGGGATATCTATGGATATTTCCGCTACCGAATGGTGAGGCAAATGTTGGGCTAGACATGCTTTCAGACCACGTTAGGAAGGAGAAAGTAAACTTAAAAAAGCTATTACAAGATACGATTGCACAAGATCCTGTTTTTCAAGAACGTTTTAAGAATGCCGAACTGGTAAGCAATATCGAAGGATATGGTTTGCCCCTGGGAAGCAAGCAAAGGGTTATATCCGGCGAAAATTACATGTTGACCGGTGATGCAGCTTACCTAATAGACCCATTTACGGGAGAGGGTATCGGCAACGCGATTTACACGGGTAGGTTTGCCGCAGATAAGGCCAAGGAAGCTCTAGCAGCTAACGATTTCAGCGCCGCATTCCTATCTGCTTATGACGCCAGGGTGTATAAAGCGCTGGGGCCGGAGTTGAAGCTCAGTCACCGTTTGCAACAATTAGTCAAATATCCTCGTTTATTTAATTTCTTAATGAACTTAGGCACCAAGAACAAACAATTAAAATCATTGATCTCCTGCATGTTTTACGAGATCGATTTGCGCAAGCAACTTACAAAACCATCATTTTATTTCAAATTACTATTCAACAAGAGTTAA
- a CDS encoding formylglycine-generating enzyme family protein — MKNISIVFLASSLISLPTLAQQTGKQEFKAYTQSIPGTEVTFEMQAIQGGTFQMGSDSKEKGRNPNEGPRKKVSVDPFWIGVHEVTFDEYDIFADADKDQEDLPDGMTRPSPPYIDLTLGMGKSGGYPANSMSQYGALMYCRWLYHKTGVFYRLPTEAEWEYACRAGSTTAYPFGDDPGQLEKYAWYKKNSEDKYHKVGQLQPNAWGLYDMLGNVAEWTLDQYDEAFLSKASNKNPWNKPTAKSPRTIKGGNYKDEASQARSATRLKSDINWNRRDPQIPKSKWWNADAPFIGFRIVRPLQQPTPEEAAAFFESVIDKYVGAR; from the coding sequence ATGAAAAATATTAGCATCGTTTTTTTAGCAAGCAGCCTTATTAGTCTACCTACTTTAGCACAACAGACTGGCAAACAAGAATTTAAAGCGTATACCCAAAGTATTCCCGGCACGGAAGTGACGTTCGAGATGCAGGCTATCCAAGGCGGCACCTTCCAGATGGGCAGCGATTCAAAAGAGAAAGGCAGGAATCCCAATGAGGGACCGAGGAAGAAAGTAAGCGTAGATCCTTTCTGGATCGGCGTTCACGAAGTAACTTTCGATGAGTATGATATTTTTGCCGATGCCGATAAAGACCAGGAAGACCTGCCAGATGGCATGACCCGCCCCAGCCCTCCCTACATTGATTTGACTTTAGGAATGGGTAAAAGCGGCGGATACCCGGCCAACAGTATGAGCCAGTACGGTGCATTAATGTATTGCAGGTGGTTATATCATAAAACAGGCGTATTTTACAGGCTGCCAACTGAAGCCGAGTGGGAGTATGCATGCAGGGCCGGTTCTACAACGGCATATCCTTTCGGAGATGATCCCGGTCAACTAGAGAAATACGCTTGGTATAAAAAGAATAGTGAAGATAAATATCATAAAGTAGGTCAGTTGCAACCCAATGCCTGGGGACTATATGACATGCTCGGCAATGTTGCAGAATGGACACTCGATCAATACGATGAAGCTTTCTTGTCGAAAGCCTCCAACAAGAACCCTTGGAATAAACCGACAGCAAAATCGCCCAGGACTATCAAAGGTGGCAATTACAAAGATGAGGCAAGCCAGGCAAGAAGTGCCACCAGGCTGAAATCGGACATCAATTGGAACCGCCGGGATCCGCAAATACCCAAAAGTAAATGGTGGAATGCAGATGCCCCTTTTATCGGCTTCCGTATTGTCCGCCCTTTACAACAACCTACACCGGAAGAAGCAGCAGCATTTTTTGAATCCGTGATCGACAAATATGTAGGAGCGCGTTAA
- a CDS encoding D-alanyl-D-alanine carboxypeptidase/D-alanyl-D-alanine-endopeptidase, translating to MTRKYLISFSLLLMATQAFPQSTAKIKSWAADMLSDSAFQTAHTGIYIEDIQSGKTWFQYQGNKFFQPASNTKIITLFSALSFLGDSLPAARIWENDTAIWIKGTGDPSFLHPDFKDRQPLYQLLSTTAKHIYLVPAVNENTRFGPGWAWGDYPDYYQPERNELPMYGNIARINWHQGKYHIIPGFPVHIQSTPDSTENTYADRDERKNEFYLHYKKEDTSRFISDVPFITGDLQQVAFRLQDTLHKAVNTWHQANNIPAHGTGRLLHSRPLDSLLIPFMHHSDNFFAEQLLMMISAEQFDTIATARVIKKVKGELLNEFPQDPQWADGSGLSRYNLFSPMDFVYVLKKLYNQFPKERLFQIFATGGKGTLKYYFREAPNAVFAKTGTLNGCVALSGYLITRKGRTLAFSILVNNHHATSTQIRRGTEAFLVKIYQQY from the coding sequence ATGACAAGAAAATACCTGATCTCATTTAGCTTGCTATTAATGGCCACCCAAGCTTTTCCCCAATCTACGGCGAAGATTAAGTCCTGGGCTGCCGATATGCTGTCGGACTCGGCATTTCAAACTGCACATACCGGTATTTATATCGAGGATATTCAATCCGGGAAAACCTGGTTTCAATATCAAGGCAATAAATTCTTCCAGCCTGCTTCTAATACGAAGATCATTACACTTTTTAGCGCACTCAGCTTCTTAGGAGACTCTCTACCGGCAGCCAGAATTTGGGAAAATGATACGGCCATCTGGATTAAAGGAACGGGAGATCCGTCATTTTTGCATCCGGATTTTAAAGATCGCCAACCCTTATATCAACTACTGTCTACTACAGCAAAGCATATTTACCTGGTTCCCGCTGTTAACGAAAATACGCGCTTCGGGCCAGGGTGGGCTTGGGGTGACTATCCCGACTATTATCAGCCGGAAAGGAATGAATTACCTATGTATGGAAATATCGCCCGTATCAATTGGCACCAAGGCAAGTATCATATAATTCCCGGTTTCCCTGTTCATATCCAATCAACACCGGATTCTACAGAAAACACTTACGCCGATAGGGACGAGAGAAAGAATGAATTTTATTTACACTATAAAAAAGAGGACACTTCCCGTTTTATCAGCGATGTTCCTTTTATAACAGGCGATCTTCAACAGGTAGCCTTCCGCTTGCAGGATACACTTCACAAAGCAGTAAATACCTGGCATCAAGCGAATAATATTCCTGCACATGGAACAGGAAGGCTTTTACATAGCCGGCCATTGGACTCCCTCCTTATCCCCTTCATGCATCATAGTGATAACTTCTTTGCAGAACAATTGCTAATGATGATTTCCGCGGAGCAATTTGACACCATTGCCACGGCTAGGGTCATCAAGAAAGTAAAAGGAGAATTATTGAACGAGTTCCCGCAAGATCCGCAGTGGGCAGACGGTTCCGGCTTGTCACGGTATAATTTATTCAGCCCTATGGATTTCGTGTACGTGTTAAAGAAATTATACAACCAGTTTCCGAAAGAGCGCCTGTTTCAAATATTTGCGACAGGGGGAAAAGGAACGTTGAAGTACTATTTTAGAGAGGCGCCAAATGCTGTTTTTGCCAAGACAGGCACTTTAAATGGTTGTGTTGCGTTGAGCGGGTATTTGATTACCCGCAAAGGAAGGACACTGGCTTTCAGTATCTTGGTCAACAATCACCATGCAACCAGTACACAAATCCGCCGCGGCACAGAAGCATTCCTGGTGAAAATCTACCAACAGTATTAA